Genomic window (Phragmites australis chromosome 5, lpPhrAust1.1, whole genome shotgun sequence):
CGAAAGAGATACCTTAGTTGATCTACTGAAAGTCCCTGCTTTGCAGGCAGTGCTGGATCAACTGAGAGGAAGGGTGAAATGGTTGAACTCTCAGCACCACTCACATTTTTCTGCTCTTCTATCCGTCGTAGTGCCAGCTCACAAGTTTCTTGTACCTCCACAGCAGGATCAGCAGCTAAACTCTCCTCCAACAGAGGAATGCTCTTTTCCAGGCCAATGGCTCCAAGAGCTTCAGCAGCCTGATCAATAGGCATACACAATTATTCAAATGGAAGCAAAGCACTAGAAGCAGCATATAACATTAAATTCAGTAACTACCTCATGGCGAACAATtggatgtagagaaagatctttGAGAACTGACTCCAGTGCAGGGATGGCCTGAGCATCCTGCATTTGTCCAAGTGCAAATGCAGCCTCATGGGCAAGCAAGTTTGAAGAATCCCTTGCAGCTGAGAATTGCAGCAAATATGTCAGGTTTTCTTGAGCCCTTTTCTTTCTAGTTCGAGTAGCATTTCCATGGTCTCTCAAACACTAAGTTGCAGAAATTGGAAGCACAGTTACTAGTGTAGTGGGTGGTTCCAAATCAGTCGCTTAATATGTTTTATatttgtctcttttttttttcacttcttGGAAGAGAATAGAAGCACTACTCCTCCAGCACAGTTTTCTCCATAGTGATAACAAAATACTAATAGACATTAAGAGGTAGCTAATGTGTCAGCAATGTTCACACTTACTATTGACAGTAGACAAAAGTAAACTCTACTCCAAGTGGTATTGAACAACAGAAAAAGGTGGTAGACATAAGAACTTTTAGCAAATTAATATGTGCATGGCAATAAGTAAAACTGAAGAAGAAAGCTATTTGTGATAAGGACCCTCGACAACAAATACATTGGTTCTATGTTCAGTAATCCACGCCAAAGCTAGCAGCTAATATTTACAGCTCTCTTCGAGATATCCCCAAAATTACTGTGCAGAAAGAAAGCTATTTGTGATAAGGACCCTCGACAACAAATACATTGGCTCTATGTTCAGTAATCCACGCCAAAGCTAGCAGCTAATATTTACAGCTTTCTTCGAGATATCCCCAAAATTACTGGCGCCAGCAGAAAGAAAGCTATTTGTGATAAGGACCCTCGACAACAAATACATTGGTTCTATGTTCAGTAATCCACGCCAAAGCTAGCAGCTAATATTTACAACTTTCTTTGAGATATCCCCAAAATTACTGGTGCCGGCAGAAATTTAACACGCGGAAACTCCAAAATTCAAAACCTGCTAATTAGCTCAAACAAAAACTACTATTATCCAACATTATTAGCCACACACCAGATCTTGTGAAGGGTGATCCATAAGACAACCAGTGTTAGCGTACGATCAACTAGCACAGCCTAGTCTTGAGATCTATTCAATGAATAAGGTGAAGAATCTATAACAGATTAATTCTTTCTAGTATCAACACCTCAGCACTACTAAACAGGGCGAGGGTCACTGAACTGGGGCGAATAATGAGGCCACTAAAACTTGGAGCTACATTGAAGAAATACCTTAGACCAATACTACTACCAGGTAACAGCAAGGCAGCTAATTAGTGAACTACAAGCACAGTAGCACGGAATCTACTCAGTTCGCGAAGACCAATCCACAGGCAAAGCTGCTAAAGCCTCCACAGGCGTTGAAGATTTAGCAACGATAAGAGGGTGGTGAGTCTGTGGGACGAGACCTTGGAGGAGGGCGCGACGCGGGGCGTCCCCGCGAAGGTTGCGGAGGGAGAAGAGCGCCCGGAAGCGCTCGGCGATGGGCTGCTTCGCGTCCAGCAGCCGCTCGCACAGGAACCGCTCCATCTCCGGGGACGGCTCGAACGCGGAGGAAGCCTCCATCGGCGGCGACTCCAGACGATTCACGCGGCGGCgaggctggcggcggcggcggctgtaAGGCAAAATCCGGCGACGGCTCAGAGAAAAGAGGGGCAAGAATGGAATTCGCGTTTGAGTCGACGCCAGCCGTTCGATCGAAACAAGCCACGTCACCACGCGGATCCAGAAGCTTCCTTCTGGCTCTTCTCACTGCCACTGGACCCCATGCAGTTGACCCAGGATACGGGCCCACGTGGCAGTTACTGGCTACTTGTAATCTCGAAGCGTGTCCCCCCTCTTAACATTCTCGGATTCTCCCCTTCGCGGCTCCTCGCGAATCCCAAATCCGACGCGAATTGAGAGGTAAGCTCGCCGGATTCACCCTCAGATCCGCGGACCCGTTCATCTCTCTCCGGATTTTTGTTTCTCGTGTTTTTGGAGCCTTGTTTCTGATGGGTTTTGTGTTTGATCCGTGCAGGCAGGGGACACGATTCGAATCGAGACGAGCGCCATGAACCCGAGGGGGTAAGATTCTGCGCCTGCTTCTTGTTTAGAGCTTTGGATTGTGTGAGATGCAGCTCGGATTTAGGGTTGATGAGCGCGAGAGATTCGTTATTAGGACCGAATGTGGCTGGCTAACTGCAGGGATTACCTGCGTTCTGATACAGTGCTGTAATGTATAACGGCATGCCATTGGTGCGAACGGTATACACCGTTTGTTAAGATGAATGATTAGTGCTGTTGTGTAGTTATTTTTTAGACAACTCTATTGCTCGAAAAAAAATTTTAGATAACTCTGTTGTTGTTGTGTAGTTACGGTTGAGGAATTTCCACACCCAACCCCTACCAATTCTTGTATAGGACAGTTTCATTTCTTCAGCTCCATCAGATTTGTCGGGGTGCTCTATGTCTGTCATTATCGTCAAATTGTCATCTGAAAGTT
Coding sequences:
- the LOC133920123 gene encoding deoxyhypusine hydroxylase-A isoform X1; its protein translation is MEASSAFEPSPEMERFLCERLLDAKQPIAERFRALFSLRNLRGDAPRRALLQAARDSSNLLAHEAAFALGQMQDAQAIPALESVLKDLSLHPIVRHEAAEALGAIGLEKSIPLLEESLAADPAVEVQETCELALRRIEEQKNVSGAESSTISPFLSVDPALPAKQGLSVDQLRYLFRALFALRNDGGDAAVSAIVAALSVKSALLRHEVAYVLGQLQNKAASDALSTVLKNVCEHPMVRHEAAEALGSIADQESVALLEEFAKDPEPIVSQSCEVALSMLEYERSGKSFEFLFLQTPHA
- the LOC133920123 gene encoding deoxyhypusine hydroxylase-B isoform X2, with protein sequence MEASSAFEPSPEMERFLCERLLDAKQPIAERFRALFSLRNLRGDAPRRALLQAARDSSNLLAHEAAFALGQMQDAQAIPALESVLKDLSLHPIVRHEAAEALGAIGLEKSIPLLEESLAADPAVEVQETCELALRRIEEQKNVSGAESSTISPFLSVDPALPAKQGLSVDQLRDLLLNDQESMYERYAALFALRNDGGDAAVSAIVAALSVKSALLRHEVAYVLGQLQNKAASDALSTVLKNVCEHPMVRHEAAEALGSIADQESVALLEEFAKDPEPIVSQSCEVALSMLEYERSGKSFEFLFLQTPHA